In the genome of Brachyhypopomus gauderio isolate BG-103 unplaced genomic scaffold, BGAUD_0.2 sc76, whole genome shotgun sequence, one region contains:
- the gon4lb gene encoding GON-4-like protein isoform X5 encodes MKTGRKRKSTSPEPRTEHVKVVKRESGYDGVCRPPPSPTRRISTPAKHKPQNTTSRRHSPRFKNHGLKPGSSDVESGDSQSPSVVSSPVLSEEDTELGLVITLDEERPEEQECVRKRSGGKPKKAALANDGDGCAESDMGTVGAAPEDEEEEEEEEEFRKLDRDLTMKSKQHNLTSVDVRSIIHEVITNEHVVAMMKAAIKETQDMPMFEPKMTRSKLKEVVEKGVGIPTWNISPIKKSTDMKPPQFLDIPLEEEEDSSDEEYQPDEEEEDETGEETILESDVDSIASSPCIRRRGRPLTPLELSECEEERSESPQPPKTWRHLRVEAVPMGPPAPPSQAGGPARPPRAPDSFLEKLHAVDEELELGPLCMEPYQTLSGRDPDQSLVACRTRSKRPLRDVPLDQLEARLCAPDTTPDMYDHSAALEDREWSQWLQGLMTSHLDNEEEGDDDDDDPEYNFLDDVDEPDLEDYRNDRAVRITKKEVNELMEELLETFQDELGRNEQDEEGHEEEEERDETPSPQSVASPRKFNVPQAIRFEEPLAHVLTACRRSVREQLHALQQRREAPSRPCHVTLGPAMVLLPPPCALTLSANQKDRLRQQIQQHVQLLTQVHMLSNHVEALQNQASTTKMFLMELKSFAVRAEQLRVGVAPGFRSVFRVYNLQASLDLLEELENTPPPPVPPARATRSRPVHRYPLLPAHLAWIMATRDVFLYPELLPHCSLDPALQTPRSKHIYTKGEDGLIVLGLKHFSETEFPYHLMSQHLLQPKKREQLRVRVKDMCSNRAAENIIKFYCQHGVVPPLPVACCPVIPGEERPPVEREKNIMPNWLRKSLPHIHRAAFEKQSEERLTSASPSPVFPERAQYPPCLPTGLSLQLHPSARRQSSAPPPKPRPLYGFSRPALTPLAKAPPGPAGVVNLLPKVQAPLPSHGVILLTQSPCVPVNGPRPLTQADAAPAHGTVPLSSVGPINFQYILPQLGCINPVEPSASLPPAVVQIPPAPSVVCNNSLPSNGVVTTCVIQAVQKKAEVPKKPLLPKKLLPIQPLPPVPAPPLPQLIPLPPGAAINVNLATAGPAVEHLAAASFTENIANAPSVVLIQPTSGFLDATAVRSQGLANASTTPPPQESIPQPIGSLPHLGALAKPLLLGNNVGIPNRETPKELAGTEVKLKSSPVFLSQTASPPLMTSVELKPSPAVPSVKQQGHIWQGEVKTDLLCNLSVTNYQTPSLNTLSLGTTSVDPTSLFPGSSSSGSARPAVNPQTLLSRTDPPADTPQRVLVRAAPQGGVPQSLTPQNGLTPPQPVPRPAGPTGGEPQHRTSLSKPENRHGTAHVREAPWSLLGVGRVSEGANADGTGGEVWREEEQSGAEVNGEEMAGALFASSLLMRSESSRSSASCLDSGLTGGMPGDNVDSLGPAGRRGGGGEGEPPSRSGENEEEEDGTRAGLTGSTEEGQKLPRLLSLASGTQSQEPSGGGEGPSEGDRGDREGREEHQNGESGGGGEGEANGGREREDGEGGGGRGGRSQGSEGGDKNDEEKDADGEREEEEEDFDELTQDEDEEEVMSSASEESVLSVPELQETMEKLTWLASERRLCAEADSEEDNSPNSPTSPTSPISQNSQEDNSEDEEDGALKGEEPTEGEGGKVPEGETQPEDDPPQTSGKGPGRGRGRGRPPPRSLRRSRRQERGSKDAPKLLLLCDDHILDNDPLRESKDVAFAQAYLNRVREAMQNVPGKMEEFLSLLYEFEQGGGGRSAVDLFSQLRPLLKDWPELLKDFAAFLLPEQALECGLFEEQQAFERSRRFLRQLEISFGENPSHYQKIVRALQAGSALTPAGVEELKAQMATLLRGHTHLQGEFSLFFDELRPPPARPGQFEEAVWPEDAGGGAEGGDGGLSLAGGGGASGGFEEVTLPDLEEEEETQKIAQITSRSRRRKEMNTHRNYKQDCDWPEKDCSCPCHHCTTDVKHRRHRRKGCPRCHGNKAPKSGDSSFPTSEPLPEREEKEESERGGEERGEESERGEEREMGLKDESGSAANSPRPEPERSTWDSSGDPAHNPEDKDDEDEEEEGERGCSSSPGKPSGEAEGPVTERTQTSPLPRSAGREAAQQNRQSPSADPPVCAKNISLTPSGERVVLWTREADRVILTACQQQGANQNTFQAVSAQLGNKTASEVSKRFRDLMRLFHTSAHQGSSEDDATEQHSATDEEQD; translated from the exons ATGAAAACGGGCCGGAAGCGCAAGTCCACCTCTCCTGAGCCGCGAACTGAACATGTAAAAGTTGTGAAGAGGGAatctggatatgatggtgtgtgCAGACCGCCACCCAGTCCCACCAGAAGGATCTCTACGCCTGCGAAACATAAGCCTCAGAATACAACATCTAGAAGACATTCTCCTAGATTTAAGAACCATGGCCTCAAACCAG GTTCTTCTGACGTGGAGAGTGGTGATTCACAGTCTCCCAGTGTTGTATCGTCTCCCGTTCTGTCAGAGGAGGACACAGAGCTGGGACTGGTCATCACGCTGG ATGAAGAGAGACCTGAggagcaggagtgtgtgaggaagaggagtggaGGGAAGCCGAAGAAAGCGGCTCTCGCTAACGACGGCGACGGGTGTGCGGAGTCAGACATGGGGACTGTGGGGGCCGCCCCGGAGGacgaagaagaggaggaggaggaagaggagttccGAAAACTGGATCGAGACTTGACCATGAAGTCGAAACAACACAACCTGACCTCGGTGGACGTGCGCAGCATCATTCAT GAGGTTATCACCAATGAACACGTAGTGGCCATGATGAAAGCAGCCATTAAGGAGACCCAGGACATGCCCATGTTT GAACCCAAGATGACGCGTTCAAAGCTAAAGGAGGTTGTGGAGAAAGGGGTG GGCATTCCCACCTGGAACATCTCACCAATCAAGAAATCAACAGATATGAAG CCTCCACAGTTTTTAGACATTCCTCTTGAGGAAGAAGAGGATTCCTCAGATGAAGAGTACCAACCTgatgaggaagaagaggatgaGACTGGAGAGGAG aCCATTCTGGAGAGTGACGTGGACAGTATAGCGTCATCCCCATGCATCCGTCGTCGAGGTCGCCCGCTCACGCCCCTCGAGCTGTCGgagtgtgaggaggagaggagtgagagtcCTCAGCCG CCCAAGACATGGAGACATCTCAGAGTGGAAGCTGTGCCTATGGGccccccggcccctccctctcAGGCCGGCGGCCCAGCACGGCCCCCCCGAGCCCCCGACTCCTTCCTGGAGAAGCTGCACGCTGTGGATGAGGAGCTGGAGCTCGGACCCCTGTGCATGGAGCCCTACCAG aCTCTGAGCGGCAGGGACCCAGACCAGAGCCTGGTGGCGTGCCGGACGCGCTCCAAACGTCCCCTGAGGGACGTCCCCCTGGACCAGCTGGAGGCCCGGCTGTGTGCGCCCGACACCACGCCGGACATGTACGACCACAGCGCCGCCCTGGAGGACCGAGAGTGGAGTCAGTGGCTCCAGGGCCTCATGACCTCACACCTGGACAacgaag aagagggtgatgatgatgatgacgatccTGAGTATAACTTCCTCGATGACGTGGACGAGCCCGATTTAGAGGACTACCGCAACGATCGAGCGGTTCGCATCACTA AGAAGGAAGTTAATGAGCTTATGGAGGAGCTTCTGGAGACG TTCCAGGATGAGCTGGGAAGGAACGAGCAGGATGAAGAGGGtcacgaggaagaggaggaacgtGATGAAACGCCATCGCCACAAAGTGTTGCGTCCCCCAGGAAATTCAACGTGCCCCAGGCCATTCG GTTTGAGGAGCCCCTGGCCCACGTGCTGACCGCATGCAGGCGAAGCGTGCGTGAGCAGCTCCACGCCCTCCAGCAGCGGCGTGAGGCCCCCAGCCGGCCCTGCCACGTGACCCTGGGGCCCGCCATGGTGCTGCTGCCCCCGCCCTGCGCCCTGAcgctctcagccaatcagaaggaTCGGCTGCGGCAGCAAATCCAGCAG catGTCCAGCTGCTGACGCAGGTTCACATGCTGAGCAACCATGTAGAGGCGCTGCAGAACCAGGCTAGCACCACAAAGATGTTCCTG ATGGAACTGAAGTCGTTTGCGGTGCGAGCGGAGCAGCTCCGGGTGGGGGTGGCGCCcgggtttaggagtgtgttcagAGTGTATAACCTGCAGGCGtctctggacctgctggaggagctggagaacacaccccctccacctgttCCACCAGCCAGAGCCACACGTTCCCGCCCTG TGCATCGCTACCCTCTGCTGCCGGCACACCTGGCCTGGATCATGGCCACGCGGGATGTCTTCCTCTACCCAGAGCTTCTCCCCCACTGCAGCCTGGACCCAGCGCTGCAGACCCCCCGCAGCAAGCACATCTACACCAAGGGCGAGGACGG TCTCATTGTTCTGGGTCTGAAGCACTTCAGTGAAACAGAGTTCCCCTATCATTTAATGAGTCAGCATCTCCTCCAGCCCAAGAAGCGTGAGCAGCTACGTGTGCGTGTGAAGGACATGTGCTCCAACAGAGCTGCTGAGAACATCATTAAG TTTTATTGCCAACATGGAGTTGTTCCGCCTCTCCCCGTGGCCTGCTGTCCAGTTATACCTGGAGAAGAGCGCCCcccagtggagagagagaagaacatCATGCCTAACTGGCTTCGG AAAAGTTTGCCACACATCCATAGAGCAGCGTTTGAGAAGCAGTCTGAAGAGCGGTTGACGTCTGCTTCACCCAGCCCCGTGTTCCCAGAGAGAGCGCAGTATCCACCGTGCCTTCCCACGGGCCTCTCCCTCCAACTGCATCCCTCAGCCAGACGTCAGagctcagccccgccccctaagccccgccccctgtatGGCTTTTCCCGCCCCGCTCTTACACCGCTAGCTAAAGCTCCTCCGGGCCCTGCAGGTGTAGTTAATTTATTGCCCAAAGTGCaggcccctctcccctctcatgGAGTGATCCTGCTGACCCAGAGCCCTTGTGTCCCGGTGAatgggccccgccccctcacccaGGCTGATGCCGCACCTGCACATGGGACGGTGCCATTAAGCAGCGTGGGTCCCATCAACTTCCAGTACATACTACCACAGTTGGGCTGTATTAATCCTGTGGAGCCTTCTGCTAGTTTGCCCCCTGCTGTAGTTCAGATACCCCCAGCGCCATCTGTAGTTTGTAACAACTCCCTACCCAGTAATGGGGTAGTGACCACATGTGTAATACAAGCTGTGCAGAAGAAAGCAGAGGTGCCTAAGAAACCGCTGCTACCTAAAAAGCTGCTTCCCATCCAGCCTTTGCCCCCCGTCCCAGCCCCTCCGCTGCCCCAGCTCATACCCCTCCCCCCTGGGGCCGCAATTAATGTCAACCTGGCCACCGCTGGACCGGCCGTAGAACATCTCGCAGCTGCAAGCTTTACTGAAAACATCGCAAATGCCCCATCTGTGGTCCTAATCCAGCCAACCTCGGGCTTTCTGGACGCCACCGCTGTACGTTCACAGGGATTGGCTAATGCCTCGACCACTCCTCCCCCTCAAGAGTCAATCCCTCAACCAATCGGCAGTCTCCCTCACCTAGGAGCCCTGGCCAAACCTCTGTTGCTAGGCAACAATGTTGGAATCCCAAACCGTGAAACTCCTAAGGAACTTGCGGGGACTGAAGTGAAGTTGAAATCGAGTCCTGTGTTTCTGTCCCAAACCGCCTCCCCTCCACTCATGACTAGTGTGGAGCTCAAACCGTCTCCTGCCGTGCCATCTGTAAAACAGCAGGGACACATCTGGCAGGGTGAGGTGAAGACAGACCTCCTGTGTAATTTATCAGTGACAAATTACCAAACTccttcactgaacactctgAGCCTCGGTACTACGAGTGTCGACCCGACGTCTCTATTTCCAGGAAGCAGCAGTTCTGGATCTGCACGACCCGCCGTGAACCCTCAGACGCTCTTATCTCGTACTGATCCACCAGCGGACACCCCCCAGCGTGTGCTGGTTCGGGCTGCTCCACAGGGAGGCGTCCCTCAATCCCTCACGCCCCAGAACGGTCTGACTCCACCCCAGCCTGTGCCACGACCCGCCGGGCCCACGGGTGGAGAACCTCAACATCGAACCTCACTTTCCAAACCCGAGAATCGTCACGGCACGGCGCATGTGAGGGAAGCCCCCTGGTCGCTCCTGGGGGTCGGGCGGGTTTCGGAGGGTGCCAACGCAGACGGGACGGGCGGGGAGGTCtggagagaggaggagcagtCAGGAGCGGAGGTGAACGGGGAGGAGATGGCTGGTGCCCTTTTCGCCAGCTCTCTCCTCATGCGGTCGGAGTCCTCGCGTAGCTCCGCCTCCTGCCTGGACAGCGGCCTTACGGGCGGCATGCCGGGGGACAACGTGGACAGCCTTGGACCTGCAGGacggagggggggagggggggagggagagccgcCCAGCCGGTCTGGGGaaaacgaggaggaggaggacggcaCTCGTGCGGGGTTGACCGGCAGCACGGAGGAAGGGCAGAAGCTGCCCAGGCTGCTCTCTCTCGCCTCAGGGACGCAGAGCCAGGAGCCCTccgggggaggagaggggccgAGCGAAGGGGACAGGGGGGACAGGGAGGGCAGAGAGGAGCACCAGAACGGAGAGAGcggaggaggtggggagggagaggcaAACGGAGGGCGTGAAAGGGAGGATGGAGAGGGGGgcggggggagaggggggcggagTCAAGGGAGCGAGGGCGGGGATAAAAACGACGAGGAGAAGGATGCAGACGGAGAgcgtgaagaggaagaggaggactttGATGAGCTCACGcaggatgaagatgaagaggaagTGATGTCGTCTGCATCGGAGGAATCCGTCCTTTCTGTGCCTGAACTGCAG GAGACGATGGAGAAGCTGACGTGGTTGGCTTCAGAGCGGAGGTTATGCGCTGAAGCCGATTCGGAGGAGGATAACTCCCCAAACTCGCCAACCTCCCCAACTTCCCCGATCTCTCAGAACTCCCAGGAGGACAACTCCGAGGACGAGGAGGACGGAGCACTGAAGGGTGAGGAGCCcacagaaggagagggaggaaaagTCCCCGAGGGAGAGACGCAGCCCGAGGACGACCCTCCACAGACGAGTGGGAAGGGCCCAGGACGAGGGAGAG GTCGAGGCCGTCCTCCTCCCCGCAGTCTGAGGCGGAGCCGGCGGCAGGAACGGGGCAGCAAGGACGCCCctaagctcctcctcctctgtgaTGACCACATCCTGGATAATGATCCACTGAGGGAGAGCAAGGACGTGGCCTTTGCCCAGGCCTACCTCAACAGG GTGCGGGAGGCCATGCAGAATGTTCCGGGTAAGATGGAGGAGTTCCTGAGTCTGCTGTATGAGTTTGAGCAGGGCGGGGGGGGCCGCAGTGCCGTGGACCTCTTCTCTCAGCTCAGACCTCTTCTCAAAGACTGGCCCGAGCTGCTGAAGGACTTCGCTGCCTTCCTCCTCCCAGAGCAAGCGCTGGAGTGTGGGCTG TTTGAGGAGCAGCAGGCGTTTGAACGCAGCAGACGCTTTCTGAGACAGCTGGAGATCAGTTTTGGGGAGAATCCCTCGCATTACCAGAAGATTGTGAGGGCTCTGCAGGCTGGATCTGCCCTCACCCCAGCAGGAGTAGAGGAG CTCAAAGCCCAGATGGCCACCCTCCTCAGAGGCCACACGCACCTGCAGGGCGAGTTCTCCCTCTTCTTCGATGAGCTGCGCCCCCCGCCGGCACGCCCGGGGCAGTTTGAGGAGGCGGTGTGGCCCGAGGACGCTGGgggtggagcagagggaggagacgGAGGCCTGAGCCtggcgggtggaggaggggctagCGGTGGGTTCGAGGAGGTCACGCTCCCTGacctggaggaggaagaggagacgcAGAAGATCGCCCAGATTACaagcaggagcaggaggaggaaagagatgaacacacacaggaactacAAG CAGGACTGTGATTGGCCAGAGAAGGACTGTTCCTGCCCCTGCCACCACTGCACCACTGATGTCAAGCATCGTCGGCACAGGAGGAAAGGCTGCCCccgttgccatggcaacaaG gcaccAAAAAGTGGTGATTCCTCGTTCCCCACATCCGAGCCCCTTcctgagagagaagagaaggaggagagtgagagaggaggggaggagagaggagaagagagtgagagaggagaagagagagagatggggctTAAAGATGAGTCTGGCAGCGCAGCTAACAGCCCTCGTCCTG AGCCAGAGAGGTCAACGTGGGACAGCAGCGGAGATCCCGCCCACAATCCTGAGGACAAGGATGATgaagacgaggaggaggaaggggagCGGGGATGCTCTTCGTCCCCCGGTAAGCCCAGCGGCGAGGCAGAGGGGCCGGTTACGGAGCGCACGCAGACGTCTCCTCTTCCTCGGTCTGCAGGCAGGGAGGCGGCACAGCAGAACCGCCAGAGCCCGTCCGCCGACCCGCCCGTGTGTGCCAAGAACATCTCCCTCACGCCCAGCGGAGAGAGGGTCGTGCTCTGGACCAG AGAGGCGGATCGGGTCATTCTTACTGCGTGTCAGCAGCAAGGAGCCAATCAGAACACCTTCCAGGCCGTGTCCGCACAGCTGGGCAACAAAACTGCCAGTGAG GTTTCCAAGAGGTTTCGTGACCTGATGCGTCTCTTCCATACTTCAGCTCATCAAGGCAGCTCGGAGGATGACGCTACAGAACAGCATTCAGCTACAGATGAGGAGCAGGACTGA